The Flavobacterium sp. CBA20B-1 genome includes the window ATTCAATGGTTTCGTTCTTTAAAAGATTAGGTTCGATAGATGAAATACGCAAACGCTCTATTCCTTCAACTGTATCTAAAGCCTGAACCAAGTCTAAAAAAGTGTGTTCGTGTTTTTTGTTGCCAAATTCGCCTTTGCCATAATCGCCTACATTTACGCCCGTCAGCACAATTTCTTTAATGCCTTTTTGAGAAATTTCATGTGCATTTTTTAGTACATTTTCCATGGTATCAGAACGAGAAATTCCGCGTGCCAATGGAATGGTGCAATAGGTACATTTGTAATCGCAACCGTCTTGAACCTTTAAAAACGCTCGGGTTCTATCGCCAATAGAGTAACTTCCCACATAAAAATCGGCTTCTTCAATCTCGCACGAGTGAATTTCGCCCATATCGTTTTTAGAAAGATCGTTTATATAATCGGTAATTTTAAACTTTTCAGTGGCTCCTAAAACCAAATCCACACCATCAACAGCAGCTAATTCTTCTGGTTTTAATTGCGCATAACAACCAACAGCTGCAACAAAGGCTTTGTCATTTGCTTTTAAAGCTTTTTTTACAATTTGTTTGAATTGTTTATCGGCATTTTCGGTTACAGAACAAGTGTTAATCACATAAATATCGGCAACTTCTTCAAAATCAACCCTGTCAAATCCTTCATCGTTAAAACTGCGGGCAATGGTTGATGTTTCCGAGAAATTCAGTTTACACCCTAACGTATAAAACGCTACTTTTTTTCTGTTTTCCATAATCATATCTACAAGTAGTGTAAAAAATCAATTATCTTTACTAACTATTTAGGAAATGCAGTTAGCAATTTGCAAATTTACAAACAAATTTTGGTTTGATGAAATATCTGGGAAACTACCTTTTTTTAATTTTAAGTGTTTTATTATTAGATAGTTGTGCTAAAAAAAAGCAACTGTTTACAGAGAACGATGTGTTTCGATACAATGAAAGTGCAAACATTCAAACATTAGACCCAGCTTTTGCTAGAAACATGGCAATTATTTGGCCTTGCACGCAATTGTTTA containing:
- the mtaB gene encoding tRNA (N(6)-L-threonylcarbamoyladenosine(37)-C(2))-methylthiotransferase MtaB, giving the protein MENRKKVAFYTLGCKLNFSETSTIARSFNDEGFDRVDFEEVADIYVINTCSVTENADKQFKQIVKKALKANDKAFVAAVGCYAQLKPEELAAVDGVDLVLGATEKFKITDYINDLSKNDMGEIHSCEIEEADFYVGSYSIGDRTRAFLKVQDGCDYKCTYCTIPLARGISRSDTMENVLKNAHEISQKGIKEIVLTGVNVGDYGKGEFGNKKHEHTFLDLVQALDTVEGIERLRISSIEPNLLKNETIEFVSKSKTFVPHFHIPLQSGSNTILKKMKRRYLRELYAERVAKIREVMPNACIGVDVIVGFPGETDALFLETYNFLSDLDISYLHVFTYSERDNTEAISFDGVVPANVRAKRSKMLRGLSVKKRRAFYEKQLHTNHTVLFESENKEGYIHGFTENYVKVKTPWNPELVNTLHDITLTKIDEDGLVRFDFVEAMV